In Toxoplasma gondii ME49 chromosome V, whole genome shotgun sequence, the DNA window gtcttcttcggaCACTGACAAAAGCGGACCGTCGCAGTCTGCTTCGGGATCACCCTGTAGGTGCAGCGTTTCTCGGTGCCAGCCTGTTTACGTTGGAGCTTTATGCCCGGTGTTGCACGCGCACGCGAGACCCTGTTCGCTTCCTGTGATGCTTTCTACGTGGACACGGGACACGGCAGTTGCCCTCATTGTCCTTGAAATTGAAGTCGTCATCTTCGACCCGACTAAAGATGAATCGACCGCTGTTTTCCCGGTGGGGATTGCAGTTCCCGAGTCGATCCCGTCAATCACCCTGTCAGCGTCAGGCGGAGATCTGACAGCAGCTGGGCTTCGCTTGGGACCACCCTACCACGACGCGTCCGTGGACGCGTGACACGGTGGTCTCTAGGGATAGTCATCGTTGTGGAAAGCCTCTGTTCGTTGGTTTGACTGAAGGACCAGGGAACAACTGCTGCTTCGCAATCGGCGTTCTCCGACTCCGAGTCTCGAactcctcgcttctcgcaGTCGGCAACCAACAGAGATATCGTGTATCATGCGCTCCGTTTTCAAGGGTAGTCGCGTCTGGCGGTGCGCGTATACACGGTAGTCTACAACTGCACatgctctccgtctccgtaCAGAGCTCTCCTTCGTCGATTCGACTGACCGAGGAGGAAAGGACCACCGGTTCGTAGGGAATCATAGGGAATTCCCAGTCGATCTCACCACTCGTCTCTGTGGAAAGGAGATCCGGGAGCAGCAAAGGGCTACATCAGAGCGCGCTTTCACAGCCTGTGCTTCTACACGCGAGGGGGTCGGTGGCGGCGCTCGTTGATTGGAGAATCAGTGCTTCGTCGTGGACATCGCTCCAGAACGACGGAACAACTGCTGCGTCGTCGGCAGTCCAATCACACTCCGAGCCGAAGTCCTCGGTTGCCGCAGTCGGCGTCGCGCAGGTGTCCCCTAAATGCATTGCTTGGTGGCAGACCGTGTTGTCACGTGTCTTACCTTTACACGCGACGCGGTCGTTTGTTGCGGTCTTCCACTCCAAGTTgagttcctcttcgtcgacccggccgaggaaggagggaaCAAGCGCCCGGTGGTCAGAGACACTCACGTTAGGGGACGCAAGCACTGGCTGACAACAGC includes these proteins:
- a CDS encoding hypothetical protein (encoded by transcript TGME49_287240), whose product is MDIAKAVGRSLASPSDADGAASFASPSDCDRHVSSLSSSDTDKSGPSQSASGSPCRCSVSRCQPVYVGALCPVLHAHARPCSLPVMLSTWTRDTAVALIVLEIEVVIFDPTKDESTAVFPVGIAVPESIPSITLSASGGDLTAAGLRLGPPYHDASVDA
- a CDS encoding hypothetical protein (encoded by transcript TGME49_287235); protein product: MVLSSGWRAPMRCCQPVLASPNVSVSDHRALVPSFLGRVDEEELNLEWKTATNDRVACKGKTRDNTVCHQAMHLGDTCATPTAATEDFGSECDWTADDAAVVPSFWSDVHDEALILQSTSAATDPLACRSTGCESAL